The sequence GAAAATACATTCATGAATCCCTTCCTTGCGTCTTGTGCTCTTTGCATGCCCTATGATAAAAGTACAACATAGTTGCTTTTTTGTAAGTTATTTTGGTTTATAATTCTCGTTAGCGAATATAATCGATCTAGAAAACTTTATATGTGCAAAAAAGGCAGAATGTCTTGCTTTTGTATCTCTGGTATATAGAATAGACCACATGTACAAAAATGTACGGAGGGTTGAAAATGGAAAGGTATGTCGGGCAGAGCGTTACAAAGAGGGAAGAAAGCTATAGAGAAGTAACACCAGTTGCCATAATCTTAGGGGTTCTCTGGGGAGCATTTATGGCCGCAAGCTTTACCTACGCCGGAATGATTATGGGTTTTACCTCTGGAGGCTCTGCAATAGCGGCAATTGTTGGTTGGGGCATTCTTAGAGGACTACTCAAGAAGGGTACGGTCGTTGAAAATAATATAGTCCAGACAATTGCTTCAGCAGTAAATATCTCCGTTTCTGGTGTCATATTCACAATACCGGCACTTTACATAATGGGCCTTCACCAGGAGATAAACACCTTGTACTTCTTCCTGGCAACAGCCGCTGGAGCAATTTTGGGTATAACATTCATAATTCCACTCAGGAAGCAAATGATCGAGATAGACAGGCTTAGATTCCCAACAGGTACTGCAGTGGCTACAATACTCAAAACTCCCGGTAGCGGTATAGAGAAGGCAAGATTGCTGTTCTTTGGTATGATTCTCAGTGCCCTAGTTTATCTCATTCAACAGTTCCCTCTATTTGGGCTACCCCACATAATACCCGAGGTCGTTGACCTTGGCTCAGTGCTCCACCTTCCAGAATGGATTAACCTAACTATAGCCCTCTCACTCATGGTATTTGGTATGGGTTTAATCACTGGAAGAAACGGTCTGATAGTTCTTGCTGGTGGTATACTCTCCTACTACATCATAACACCAGTGGTTAAAGCCCTTGGATGGATTCCAGCTGATGTTCAAGGTAGTGCTATAAGCGGTTACGTTTATGGAACTATGACAAGACCCCTTGGTATAGGAATGCTTCTTGGTGGTTCAATAGCAGGACTGATACTCTCACTTCCGGTAATTGCTGTTGCAATGAAGAGCCTTGCACAGGCGAGCAGAGTGAAAGACAAAAATGGAAATAGTGAGGAGCTTCCAATATACTATCTAATTGGTGGAGCAATTTTGGCATTTGCTTTACTCTTAATAACAGCATACAAGCTTGGAGGCCTTGGACTTGGTAGGAGCCTCCTCACAGCTCTCATCGGTGTTGCATGGATTTTTATAGCCTCACTTCTCGTAGCAATGTCCACCGGAATGACTGATTGGAGTCCAGTATCGGGTCTTTCCTTAGTCTCGGTTATGATACTTCTCTATTTGACCCACAAGAACGTGCCGCTCACCATACTAATGGGAGCAACTGTTGGTGTTGCCATTTCAGGTGCTGCAGATATGATGCAAGACCTTAAGACTGGTCATATGGTGGGTGCTATTCCATCAAGACAGCAAAAAGTTGAGCTCTTAACTGCCTGGCTCGGCCCAATAATCGCTCTAACAGTTGTCGGCCTTATATGGAATGCCTATGGAATTGGAAACGACAAAGTTCCAGCACCTCAGGCAATGGCTCTCAAATCAATGGTAGATGCAGTGCTCGGTGGAAATGTTCCAATAGACAAGTTCATAGCGGGAGGATTACTTGGCTTTGTCCTCTCACTCAGTGGAATCCCAGGACTTGGTGTTCTCGTGGGACTTTCAATGTACCTTCCAATGCTTTACATCATTCCCTATGGAATTGGGTGTGTTGTGAACGAGATTGCAAAGAGGAAGAAGGGCTATGAGTTCATAGTTGAAAAAGTGCTCCCATTTGCTGCTGGATTAATGGTTGGAGAAGCCGCTATGACCCTACTCTTCGCAGTGCTCACAGTTGCTGGGGTATTACAACCATGAGGTGATGAACATGAAGAAGCTAGTTGGGAATGTTATGCTCACAGCCGGTTTAATCACAGGAGCTATAGCTTCCGCCAGAAATCCACCACTCTGGTTTGCAGTTGGTGGGGCATTATTTATCATGGGTGCTGGGATAGTCCTTAGAAGACAGGGAGAGAAGGAAGAACTTCACAGAAACATTACTAAAGGAGAAGGAGGAGAAGTAGAGCTTAAGAAGATTTTAGAAAACGCACTTACAGAGATAGAAACAGTGATTAAGGAGAAAGAGACAGACCTCGAAAAAGCCAGGAAGAGACTAGGAAAAGTGCTAGAGACGTTGGAAACATTTGCGGAAAAAGCCCAGCCGCTTAGGATAAAAGGAATCAAATTCTATGGAGAAATCATGACAAGTTTTAGCAAAGCCGAAAGACATCTAAACAGAGCCTGGAGTGCCTATGCAGATGGATACATTAGGGAAGGAGATACCTA comes from Thermococcus litoralis DSM 5473 and encodes:
- a CDS encoding OPT family oligopeptide transporter, with amino-acid sequence MERYVGQSVTKREESYREVTPVAIILGVLWGAFMAASFTYAGMIMGFTSGGSAIAAIVGWGILRGLLKKGTVVENNIVQTIASAVNISVSGVIFTIPALYIMGLHQEINTLYFFLATAAGAILGITFIIPLRKQMIEIDRLRFPTGTAVATILKTPGSGIEKARLLFFGMILSALVYLIQQFPLFGLPHIIPEVVDLGSVLHLPEWINLTIALSLMVFGMGLITGRNGLIVLAGGILSYYIITPVVKALGWIPADVQGSAISGYVYGTMTRPLGIGMLLGGSIAGLILSLPVIAVAMKSLAQASRVKDKNGNSEELPIYYLIGGAILAFALLLITAYKLGGLGLGRSLLTALIGVAWIFIASLLVAMSTGMTDWSPVSGLSLVSVMILLYLTHKNVPLTILMGATVGVAISGAADMMQDLKTGHMVGAIPSRQQKVELLTAWLGPIIALTVVGLIWNAYGIGNDKVPAPQAMALKSMVDAVLGGNVPIDKFIAGGLLGFVLSLSGIPGLGVLVGLSMYLPMLYIIPYGIGCVVNEIAKRKKGYEFIVEKVLPFAAGLMVGEAAMTLLFAVLTVAGVLQP